Proteins encoded within one genomic window of Ideonella dechloratans:
- a CDS encoding Zn-dependent hydrolase translates to MSTPSTVSTSALRIHGERLWQSLMDLACIGATPKGGVCRLALSELDGQGRDLVVGWAREAGLSVTIDQIGNVFMRRPGRNNSLPPIMTGSHIDTQPTGGKFDGNYGVLAGLEVMRTLNDHGIQTEAPLELAFWTNEEGSRFVPVMMGSGVFRGAFTLEHAYAATDVEGKTVKDELQKIGYLGDEVPGQHPIGAYFETHIEQGPVLEDHGKTIGIVTGVLGIRWYDCTVTGMEAHAGPTPMHLRRDALQVATRLMQEVVACAGRHGPEGRGTVGMVQVFPNSRNVIPGQVKFSVDLRNASDAACDAMDADIRAVAERLARETGLTIRLDLVSAYPAQPFHPDCVEAVAHGAQTLGYSAMRCVSGAGHDAVYMAQLAPAGMIFIPCKDGISHNEIEDADPAHIAAGCNVLLHAMLERAGVVA, encoded by the coding sequence ATGAGCACCCCCAGCACCGTGTCCACCTCCGCCTTGCGCATCCACGGCGAGCGCCTCTGGCAATCGCTGATGGACCTGGCCTGCATCGGCGCCACGCCCAAGGGCGGCGTCTGCCGCCTGGCCCTGTCCGAGCTGGACGGCCAGGGCCGCGACCTCGTCGTGGGCTGGGCCCGCGAGGCGGGCCTGTCTGTCACCATCGACCAGATCGGCAACGTCTTCATGCGCCGCCCCGGGCGCAACAACAGCCTGCCGCCCATCATGACCGGCAGCCACATCGACACCCAGCCCACCGGCGGCAAGTTCGACGGCAACTACGGCGTGCTGGCCGGGCTGGAGGTGATGCGCACCCTCAACGACCACGGCATCCAGACCGAGGCACCGCTGGAGCTGGCCTTCTGGACCAACGAGGAGGGTTCGCGCTTCGTGCCGGTGATGATGGGCTCGGGCGTGTTCCGCGGCGCCTTCACGCTCGAACATGCCTATGCCGCCACCGACGTCGAGGGCAAGACGGTGAAGGACGAGCTGCAGAAGATCGGCTACCTGGGCGACGAGGTGCCGGGCCAGCACCCCATCGGCGCCTATTTCGAGACCCACATCGAGCAGGGCCCGGTGCTGGAGGACCATGGCAAGACCATCGGCATCGTCACCGGGGTGCTGGGCATCCGCTGGTACGACTGCACCGTGACCGGCATGGAGGCCCATGCCGGCCCCACGCCCATGCACCTGCGCCGCGACGCGCTGCAGGTGGCCACCCGGCTGATGCAGGAGGTGGTGGCCTGCGCCGGCCGGCACGGCCCCGAGGGCCGCGGCACCGTGGGCATGGTGCAGGTCTTCCCGAACAGCCGCAACGTGATCCCCGGCCAGGTGAAGTTCAGCGTGGACCTGCGCAACGCCAGCGACGCCGCCTGCGACGCGATGGACGCGGACATCCGCGCCGTGGCCGAGCGGCTGGCCCGCGAGACCGGGCTGACGATCCGGCTGGACCTGGTGTCGGCCTACCCCGCCCAGCCCTTCCACCCCGACTGCGTGGAAGCGGTGGCCCACGGCGCCCAGACGCTGGGCTACAGCGCCATGCGCTGCGTCTCCGGCGCCGGCCATGACGCCGTCTACATGGCCCAGCTGGCACCGGCCGGCATGATCTTCATCCCCTGCAAGGACGGCATCAGCCACAACGAGATCGAGGACGCCGACCCCGCCCACATCGCCGCCGGCTGCAACGTGCTGCTGCACGCCATGCTGGAGCGGGCGGGCGTGGTGGCTTGA